GTTCATGAATAGACTCAAatggtatattatgacttgcTTGTATCGCCGGTTTTGGTTCTCGAGTGGTTCagaatttatttggaagaatgattcttaactaggaagctttaagttggaagagttgatcaagtttgactttttttatttgacctcggatcggaatttttatggttccgcTAGGTCCGGATGGAGATTTTGAACTTGGTCGTATTCCCAGATTTCCAtatggatgtttctagaaggttttggctctaatcGGCGAAGATTAGAAAttggaaggtttgaaaagttcataagtttgaccgggagttgactttgatgatatcgggttcggattacTATTACAAAAGTTGGAATATGTTCTTTATGTAATttggaacttatgtgcaaaatttgaggtgattccgagttgtttagCCGTGTTTGGTgtaagtttggaatttggaaactcgaaatagttcattaagcttgaattgaggtgcgattcgtggttttgatgttattttgcgagatttgaggccttgagtaggtccttgttatattttgggagttgttggtatgttcagaggGGGTTCGGGTGTGTTTCGCATTGGTTTCGTGTAATAACCGAAAATTTTATATATACTGATTAACTcaagagttttaaaattattaaattgttaGTGAACCTAATTAACTATTACACATATTAAGTGGGATAATAAAATAACTCAGTCAATAAATAAGGAATCTTACAAAAATATCCCCAAAAAAGTCTCAACTTACCAATATCTAGCTATTAATCATacacttaccaaaactagtcaaccacatataaaaattaaaaaaccaaagaaataaggttctttctctcaaagaatcacacacaaagatcttcttccatatttttaagtgtaattagcaacattagatgcaagacggaaaggaaatttcatggacgaggtagcaaataaggtgatgaaatacaaaatctatgcaatattccaaaaatctaaaaaagattccaaaaatctaagaaaaaaaggattttttttcaatgggtatggttgagaTTCAttaaaaacatatagatgagtcaatatacaaaatttgaggaagattggaggtgatttggactgaattggcatcaaaattcgtagttaaaatcgaatTCAAAAAGTTCTtatgcgacacatgtatcacgcatgtatctcacacgcaggtatacatggatatacatgtgatacacatttgatacaaatatgatacatatatgATAAGTGATACACAATGTGATACACATCATTTTTTCATGCTCATCTTCTACTTTGAATTTtgaattcaaaccacctcaaaactccatcaaatcatcccaaaactgagactCAAACTCTTTAAGATGTATCCAATATATTCTAATAACAGCCactcaaaagaaagtaaaattttaacttttttggctacaaatagctaattggttaattatataagtaatattttatgaatttgccaatttttataataagttacttataaatggacatagctgatATTTTTTTCAATAAATAATGGTAAAGAAATGGGCTAAACCCATATATTTTTCTTATTGGCCCATGTACAAAGACATAAGGTGTAGGAAAAGCATTAATTTAGGTCTTAATAAATAATTAGAGagataaaaaaatagaagaacatTAGAACAAAGGGAAACGGAGTTCTGGTAAGCGGCGATCaagttggagaagaaaagttgggAGGCAATCAAACTCAGGTATTTATCCCTCACAGTAGTACGCGAAATTAGTTTTGCACATAATTTAGTTTGTAATAATTATATGAACCAATGATTAGGGGGAgacaaattaaattaattataggTTTATGTGTACAATGTTATGAAGAGAAGACCTTCTGTACTGGTTTTGGTTTCTACTATTACATAGTTTGAATTTTTGTTGTCTTCAATTGAGAATAATGATTACCTAATGATTATATGATGACTGATAATTGGTAAAGATGAGATATGGAATTGGAAAGTTGAACGAAGTCTCCATCACTGTCTTTTGAAAATCTGTTTGTAAAATAATCTGAAACTACTACATGGAATTCGTACTACTATATTTAAGAAAGGAAACTTAGGAGGTATAATGTCCAATAGTAATAACGTGATAATGAATAGATTAAATGTTAGATGATATCTTTGGTATAATGCACAGTGGCACTGTTTCGGCTATTTGGTTAACATATAACTGCGTACTCGTTGTTATTAATTGGACCAAGGGTTGACTCTGATTTTAATTTGCCCTAAGATTATGGAAATCATGCACCTAGACTAATTAGGACATGTTATTCAATATTTTGAATAGATTGAGCCCATTGGAGGCCGTTTGGTTGGTGTTCTAGACGTTGCAAGGTTGGGGAACTTCCCGTTAGCGAGATAAGTAAGACTTTAAGCTTTGATGTTTGCTTTTCTAAAATCCGTTTTGAAAATGTGTTTTCTCTGTCTGGTCCATGTATTGGGAATAACATGCGCTTGGCAGAATCGGTAGTCTTAGACTAgccgcaaatatattattttatgaaaaatataggaaaaaaaattattttataagttGTTTGATGGCGTAATATGGCTGTgagccatgatgttgagtttgatatgGCTGTGAGCCATGGTGTTGCGTTTGAAACGGCTGTgagccatgatgttgagtttgatagttTGATACAGCTGTGAGCCATGGagttgagtttgatacggctgtgagccatgatgttggggcattgtgtatgcctttGTACATCACCCGAGCATTGTGTATGCTTCTTGATATATTTGGGGCATAATGTATGCTTCAGTAAGCATTGTGTATGCTCCATTACATATTTTAGGCATTGTGGTGTCGTTATGGACTCGTAGATGTGTTGGTTAATTTCTTTCACTGCAATTACCATAAGTCCTTAGTGTGTACTCTTGTTGGTTAATTCTTATTAACtctgttgatacatatatatatattatgttatTGTATAATTATCGTATTTATTATATCATTCTTATTGTGGTGTGTTTGTATGTATTTCAAGTGACGGGTCGAGAATCTTACTGGTttatatttacgtataactcactccttacctACATCTCTATGCAGATACCGTTGCGGGAGATAGAGCAAGTGGCTGGCAAGTCTATTCGAGTGGATCCTATGCTGAGGTGAGCCATCACATTGTTCGTGGAGGCTTTCGTTTCTGCTTTATCTAATTCGTGTtagttatttcctttttcttttggatTTGCATACCCGTCAGTAAAACTCATATTACTCTGTTATATGCTCTGTGGTCTTAGTTTGGGATTTGGGCTAGAGTTTTATTATTTGAGTAATTGTTGGTTTTTCTATCAATTGACTAAGGTATTGGGTGATAATCATTTCCtctttaattattaataataccTTTAGGCCTGCACTTTTTCTCTCAGTGTTTGTGTAAATGGTTACACGTTAGAGAAAGGGGTTTGCCTGGCAGGTGGTATTAGCTGGGTGACAGTCACGTCTAAGGGGTAGTTTGGAACGTGACATTTCGGACCATGATGGATGATGAGTGCATTGTTGGTTTTCTGCTGATCTCTAATGCCTCTGgtgttcttcgcaatcgcgaaggtaAAGCCGCAATCGCGAAGTGTATATTGGGCCACTTGTGGTTTATTCATCGTGTATGAAACGGGTAGACCACATTCGCAGAGGTTCGAAATGGTTGTTCTGCGAATTTGCGCCAATGATACCACGTTCGCATTGTGGAGCTGGCAGTTAGTAGAGTTACCTTCGCGATCGAGAGGTCGATGCCGTGTTCGTGAAGGGTTGGCATCGTTGTGCATTGCGTTCACAAGGTATGTGCCGCAAACACAAGTGTATTTCTGTGGGTAGtgaagtttgtgcttcgcgattacAAAGCTGatcccgcgatcgcgaagtgttTACCTGAGTATTGCTTATGAGATATCATATTCGGGGATTTtactcattttatcacattttgagtttggAAGGTCGAATTTGGGAAATTTGGAGGGTATGTTTACGatatggattgggataagtgttttttactcggatttgattattttacatgattccatctttgattttggcatttgattaatgaatctaaaagagaaatttcggggttttgtcaaaacttttctaaagtaaaCATTTGAAATTTGAACGTCGACTCggagtcggaattggataaaattaATATGGTTAGAATCATATTCGAATGGGTtgtcagaatttgtgagttttatcgggttccgaagtgcgggcctgggttgacttttggttgactttgagtatttgattaaagattcgacctttatcatttgattttgtttcctATGGCGATTCTGATGTTTCTAAGTTgttttttggctagtttcgagccatttgaaggtcgatttgtgCGGGATGGcttttctagagtattgttttggCTTGTTctaggtaagtaacatatctaaacttggatttgagggtaattatccctCAGAACTATGATATTTGACATGTGTTAGGGGACACatgtgctaggtgacgggcgtgtatgACTGCACCGGGTATTCATGATCCGAGTAATTCTTAGGCTATTATTTgtcttgttttgctatcatgcttgTATGATATCATGTTTCCTCCATCTGTATGACTACTTGAgatattattcatgctagaaatcatgtctaggttatgtgtttatttatttgagacatgatagggctattttttctatattttgttGTTTGCCTTAATTGTAGTCAAGTCATGATAgttgtatccacatgttatataTCTGCCTTTGTGCACCTTTGGTATATTGTCTCATATGTTATTGTTGTCCTTGTACATGAAACGAGTTTGAGCTAAATTTGTGGCACATTCTGATATCATATGTTGTATAATTGGATTATGCTTTTATGAGATATTGGCAAATGGAGACTTGAGCGGATTGATGACTGATATGGGCCATTGAGCTGTGGTGAGTGATAGTGAGGCGACGCTTGCGTCGGGGCCCCGTATTGGGCTCAATGTTATTGACATTGAGGTGATGCGTACATCAGGCCTCACATTGGGTTAAGTGGTATTGTTTTCGAGTGACGCGTGCACCAGGCCCCATGCTGGGCTACGTGATATTGATtattgattagcgcttgggccaGGATCTGCTCCTCCGAAGTTTGATATTACAGTGAGCGCAGACACTATGATATATATGTGCTTTAGTGAGGGGCATTTATGCTAGGCATCCGTATAGTGCTAAGTGGTTGTGTGTTTGatggtgatggacatttgtacAAGACACCTTGAGTGTGCTGAGTGTGAGTGTATTTGATAGCTTCACTATGATGTTAttgacttgacatgtaggcatatagatgtatCTTTCCTCATGCTAGATGGTAATGAATTGTCTACCCGTTGTTGGAAGTTTGGAAAATCACAGTTTCCTTGTTAAACTCTTGTTTTAGTgattttggagaaagatttggGCTTTAATTGCTGTACTTGTAAAACATGTCTAATTTTCCGTATTTTGTGAAAAAGCTGATCATGATATCTTCTGAGTTATTTACTGTTACTGCATTATTATATCCTGTGTTGTTATTGATTATTGATGTTGGACACTGACCTTCTTCCAAgatcatcactactttcagcctgaggttttgttacttattgagtacatttggtcggttattttcatACAACACTTTTGCACCTTAcatgcagatcttggagttgatgCTGCTATGTATGTGGGAGCTAGCATTGAAAATGTACATTCTTTCCGGATATTCATTCCACTTGTCATTGGTAGTTTAAATTCACCTTCGGTTTATGCATATTCCAAACATATGttatatttattttcataccagctttataaATCTAAATTTTAgcggctcatgacttgtactaccactCCTTGGGTTATTGcatgaaaatttaattatttctctaattaatttcttattatttttattagaatTGTATTGACTATTATTTGGCTTACATatcgggttgggttaggtgccatcatgactaggtagattttgggtcgtgacaagttggtatcagagctctaggttcataggttctataagtcatgagcaagtgtctagtagagtcttgcggatcagtatgatgatgtccatacctatcttcgagaggctatggggcATGTAGGAATTcttatctttctttccttatcgtgcgacattgattcagcttgaagcgtatctctttaaatttcttccatttgttcGTATGTTATTTTGAGAACTTAGTATCAGcggtgcatcgatggcttgtaaTGTCATAGATGAGGTGCGAGATATATTCTTGGTGTTGTGGagataggccagtctggaggacttgaggccaggttctGACCACAGCTTGGGTTCGGTGGTTTCGATCGTGTGAGTATGTTGTGATTTTGGAATTATATGTCTGTTAATGTCCCTAAGAGTGGGATTGATGTCTCAGTGAGTGGTTAGATAGATATATGATGAGTATTATGCAACTGCAAAATGTGCTTAGATGGTTTGGATGTGACAAGAAGAATTTTGCTTGTGATGTAAAAGGACTATATGTACTTGATTTTTGTCTTGGTGTGTTGTGCAGTCTTGGGTTATGAGTATGTTAGGGATCTTTTAGTTACTCATTTGTGGAATGAAGTAAactcttatgtcttgttgatgaATTTAGACTCAAAAGGATTAACTGATCGCATTGTGGTTGTGACCATGATAGGGTCATCGAGTGATGCcggtttgaggctaagcatgtgggttatctcctgcataATGTTCCGAGGTTGTATGATTCTTACGAGGTTCTGTGAAGAGTTTTCTTTCTACCAGTGGGATGTGTAAGTGCTACAATTTGAGTTGGATCGCTTGAGGGAGTTCACACGACTATCACGAGAATGTATGTgtgcttagcagatgatttgaggtattttatggttagTGATACATGAGCTTATGGAGGTTTTAGTTGAATTACAGTGTGGGATTATGGCAGTTACGGAGTAAATGAGTTGTGGGTTATCGGATGTTAtgttttatggctttgagccaagtggaggAGTTTGCTATCAACGCTAATATTGCATGGTCAGGTGTTATGTCAATTTTGGGTCTAAGGCACACTTGTGGAACAGTTATGACTTGAAGAGGTGGatttcgaggatgactcgagtaaggaaatttctagaTGCATGATGTAATACACTTTATGGATATATGGAAATCTTGAAGTGATTGAGGTTTGTTATTTGAGGTGGATGTGGTGTGGAAGGATTAGGGATTCGCTCGGTTGCTTAAAGGTGGGGTTACTTCTTTATGTGTTAATAAAGTACAAGTCGTTCGACTCGTATTGGTAGTGCATTGGAAATtagagtagagtggatgactctcgagaagatTATAATGCGTTCAAGCTTTATATGTGGTATTTTAGGATTTCCAaatttgtatatggctaaaatctgagatttgcattgaaAGGTGTCGAGAATTACGACATTTCTGTATCATTAG
This DNA window, taken from Nicotiana tabacum cultivar K326 chromosome 4, ASM71507v2, whole genome shotgun sequence, encodes the following:
- the LOC142180342 gene encoding uncharacterized protein LOC142180342 isoform X2 yields the protein MLSFEPFEGRFVRDGFSRVLFWLVLDLGVDAAMYVGASIENVHSFRIFIPLVIDLGADATMYVGVGIEDVYAFRMYLPLVLGWVIYYKDEMDFGS